A window of the Helianthus annuus cultivar XRQ/B chromosome 4, HanXRQr2.0-SUNRISE, whole genome shotgun sequence genome harbors these coding sequences:
- the LOC110932935 gene encoding disease resistance protein RPV1, which produces MASSSSASFVKRSYQYDVFLSFSGEDTRKNFVDHLYDALQRHGIHTFKDDERLKQGKSINEQLLKSIEESKLFIIVFSKKYASSSWCLNELVKIMECQKSNDQIAYPVFYDVDPSEVRKQRGPIGEALAKHSNIEMGKWIVALKEAANLSGWDLRNTADGHEAKVIKLIIERISLELRSINVDLDDKLVGMEPRLKDLEKSLDITSNDVRMIGIKGMGGAGKTTLARAVFDRISVHFEAKSFVENVREVSKASLLSGLLSLQRKILSDLLNGQGNNVGSVHDGKNMLKTKLRGRKVLVVLDDVDHQEQLEALAGDLNWFKPGSRIIITTRDEQVLIAHRVEWIRDVSLLSHEEAIGLFSRHAFGKDLPIQEYEKESQQVVQYAVGLPLTIKVLGSFLFGKDKLEWESALARLKRIPLKETLEKLELCYESLEDDYKEIFLDVACILKWWKKNEAIRMLESCGFQARIGLRVLEQRSLITFHDYGFGSCLSMHDHIEEMGKNIVRRLHLDEPYKHSRLWIQEEIEDLLDNDLGSEATRCIRLNVTPGIVLKGLGNLKKLKCLFVDHSYEDRYVHVNIDEVSQYFPNSLRYLKWNYYPHWCLPKTFQANNLVELHMSDSRIKQLWVGGKVLTKLKSIILRSSKVRTLDLGLTPNLVRLDLSLCGDLVELHVPVRCLKRLTYLNLSHCTRLKSVLFIKDLESLEFLHVSGLHIKEFEDIILCHSNSNLQELSFDDNDIENLPSSIGNLHKLVMLSFESCDKLKSLPGSICSLQHLRLLKLVCCGIEELPEDIGQLECLEELDLSHSKIKHLPDSICKLKHLKTLFLGSCKVCKLPEDVGQIDSLSKLDLTSTKIRDIPPSICKLKHLKFLNLSYCSSLEKLRENLGDLESLDTLVLTSTKIRDIPPSICKLKHLKFLNLSYCSSLEKLPENLGDLESLDTLVLTSTKIRDIPPSICKLKHLKFLNLSYCSSLEKLPENLGDLESLDRLDLTSTKIRDFPSSICKLKHLKYLGLSNCSGLEKLPENLGDLESLNVLYLRSTKIRDVPPSICKLKHLKELYLSNCSGLEKLPENLGDLESLNVLYLTSTKIRDVPSSICKLKHLKYLYLSNCSGLEKLPQNLGDLESLNRLDLTSTKIRDVPPSICKLKHLKELYLSNCSGLEKLPENLGDLESLYALDLMSTPISHLPDSISLLKGLRIIGYKRRIDPDAILFQEEQHITFAPKRRRANTEATTSDAGFLLKYIML; this is translated from the exons ATGGCGTCGTCTTCTTCTGCATCATTCGTTAAGAGGAGCTATCAGTATGATGTGTTTTTGAGTTTCAGTGGTGAAGACACTCGTAAGAACTTTGTGGATCACCTTTATGATGCTCTTCAGCGACACGGCATTCACACTTTCAAGGACGATGAGAGACTTAAACAAGGAAAAAGCATCAATGAGCAACTTTTGAAATCTATTGAGGAGTCCAAGTTGTTCATCATAGTTTTCTCAAAGAAATATGCATCTTCGTCTTGGTGCTTAAACGAACTTGTAAAGATTATGGAATGCCAAAAGTCGAACGACCAGATTGCTTACCCTGTTTTTTACGATGTGGATCCCTCTGAAGTTCGCAAACAACGTGGGCCAATTGGAGAAGCCCTTGCCAAACATTCCAATATAGAGATGGGGAAATGGATAGTAGCTCTAAAAGAAGCAGCCAATCTGTCCGGTTGGGATTTAAGGAACACTGCTGATGG GCATGAAGCCAAAGTCATCAAGTTAATAATTGAGCGGATTTCACTTGAGTTACGATCCATTAATGTGGACCTTGATGATAAATTAGTAGGCATGGAACCCCGACTAAAGGACCTTGAGAAGTCTTTAGATATCACGTCGAACGATGTTCGCATGATAGGGATCAAGGGGATGGGAGGCGCTGGTAAGACTACACTAGCGAGAGCTGTGTTTGATAGAATATCAGTTCACTTTGAAGCTAAAAGCTTTGTTGAGAATGTCAGGGAAGTTTCAAAAGCATCGTTGTTGTCTGGTTTGTTGTCATTGCAAAGAAAGATCCTTTCAGATTTGCTAAATGGTCAAGGAAACAACGTAGGTAGTGTCCATGACGGCAAAAACATGTTGAAAACAAAGCTGCGTGGTAGAAAAGTTCTAGTGGTTTTAGATGATGTGGATCATCAAGAGCAGCTTGAGGCATTAGCTGGTGATCTTAATTGGTTCAAGCCTGGAAGTAGAATTATCATAACAACAAGAGACGAGCAAGTGTTGATAGCACATAGAGTGGAATGGATTCGTGATGTCAGCCTATTATCACATGAGGAAGCGATTGGCCTCTTCAGTAGGCACGCATTTGGGAAAGATCTTCCAATTCAAGAGTATGAAAAAGAATCACAACAAGTTGTACAATATGCTGTTGGCCTTCCCTTGAcaatcaaagttttgggttcattTCTGTTTGGTAAAGACAAGCTTGAATGGGAATCTGCATTAGCAAGACTCAAAAGAATTCCGTTGAAAGAGACTCTTGAAAAACTGGAATTATGCTATGAAAGTTTGGAGGATGATTACAAGGAAATATTCCTAGACGTTGCATGCATATTGAAGTGGTGGAAGAAAAATGAAGCAATACGTATGCTTGAAAGTTGTGGATTTCAGGCTAGAATTGGTTTAAGAGTTCTTGAGCAGAGATCTCTAATAACTTTTCATGATTATGGTTTTGGCTCTTGCTTGAGCATGCATGACCATATTGAAGAAATGGGCAAAAATATCGTACGTCGTTTGCACCTAGATGAGCCCTACAAACATAGCAGATTATGGATCCAGGAAGAAATTGAAGATCTATTGGATAATGACTTG GGTTCTGAAGCGACAAGGTGTATACGTCTAAACGTCACCCCTGGTATTGTTTTGAAAGGTCTTGGAAATCTGAAGAAACTCAAATGCCTTTTTGTAGATCATAGTTATGAAGATCGTTATGTCCATGTGAATATTGATGAAGTTAGTCAATACTTCCCAAATTCATTACGATACTTGAAGTGGAACTATTACCCTCATTGGTGTTTACCCAAAACCTTTCAAGCAAATAATCTTGTTGAGCTTCACATGTCCGACAGCAGAATCAAACAACTTTGGGTTGGGGGAAAG GTTCTTACGAAGCTCAAATCCATTATACTCAGATCCTCAAAGGTGAGGACCCTTGACCTTGGGTTGACTCCGAATCTTGTGAGGTTAGATCTTTCACTTTGTGGTGATTTGGTAGAACTTCATGTGCCAGTTCGATGTTTAAAAAGGCTTACGTACCTAAACCTCAGTCATTGTACGAGGTTGAAATCTGTTTTGTTTATCAAGGATTTGGAATCACTTGAGTTTCTTCATGTAAGTGGCTTACATATAAAGGAATTTGAGGATATAATCCTGTGTCACTCCAACAGTAATCTGCAAGAGCTTAGTTTTGATGACAATGATATAGAAAACCTGCCTTCATCAATTGGAAATCTACATAAACTTGTGATGCTATCCTTCGAAAGTTGCGACAAACTCAAAAGTCTTCCAGGAAGCATCTGTAGTTTACAACATTTAAGATTACTTAAGCTTGTATGTTGTGGCATAGAGGAATTGCCTGAGGACATTGGCCAGTTGGAGTGTTTAGAAGAGCTAGATTTATCACATTCAAAAATTAAACATCTCCCGGATAGCATTTGTAAGTTGAAACATCTTAAAACTCTCTTTCTAGGTAGTTGTAAAGTTTGTAAGTTACCAGAGGATGTTGGTCAAATAGATTCATTGAGCAAACTAGATCTAACATCAACCAAGATAAGAGATATTCCACCCAGCATCTGTAAGCTAAAGCATCTCAAATTTCTTAACCTTTCTTATTGTTCTAGTCTTGAGAAACTACGAGAGAACCTAGGAGATTTAGAAAGTTTGGATACACTAGTTCTAACATCAACCAAGATAAGAGATATTCCACCCAGCATCTGTAAGCTAAAGCATCTCAAATTTCTTAACCTTTCTTATTGTTCTAGTCTTGAGAAACTACCAGAGAACCTAGGAGATTTAGAAAGTTTGGATACACTAGTTCTAACATCAACCAAGATAAGAGATATTCCACCCAGCATCTGTAAGCTAAAGCATCTCAAATTTCTTAACCTTTCTTATTGTTCTAGTCTTGAGAAACTACCAGAGAACCTAGGAGATTTAGAAAGTTTGGATAGACTAGATCTAACATCAACCAAGATAAGAGATTTTCCATCCAGCATCTGTAAGCTAAAGCATCTCAAATATCTTGGCCTTTCTAATTGTTCTGGACTTGAGAAACTACCAGAGAACCTAGGAGATTTAGAAAGTTTGAATGTACTGTATCTAAGATCAACCAAGATAAGAGATGTTCCACCCAGCATTTGTAAGCTAAAGCATCTCAAGGAGCTTTACCTTTCTAATTGTTCTGGACTTGAGAAACTACCAGAGAACCTAGGAGATTTAGAAAGTTTGAATGTACTGTATCTAACATCAACCAAGATAAGAGATGTTCCATCCAGCATCTGTAAGCTAAAGCATCTGAAATATCTTTACCTTTCTAATTGTTCTGGACTTGAGAAACTACCGCAGAACCTAGGAGATTTAGAAAGTTTGAATAGACTAGATCTAACATCAACCAAGATAAGAGATGTTCCACCCAGCATTTGTAAGCTAAAGCATCTCAAGGAGCTTTACCTTTCTAATTGTTCTGGACTTGAGAAACTACCAGAGAACCTAGGAGATTTAGAAAGTTTGTATGCACTAGATCTAATGAGTACTCCTATAAGTCATCTTCCCGATAGCATTTCATTGTTGAAAGGTCTTCGTATTATCGGATACAAAAGAAGGATTGATCCAGATGCAATTCTATTTCAAGAAGAACAGCATATTACATTTGCTCCCAAAAGGAGAAGGGCCAATACTGAAGCAACAACAAGCGATGCAGGTTTTTTGTTAAAATATATAATGTTATAA